One genomic window of Nicotiana sylvestris chromosome 10, ASM39365v2, whole genome shotgun sequence includes the following:
- the LOC104246508 gene encoding pentatricopeptide repeat-containing protein At4g13650-like — protein sequence MESVTQACLLPVAPAVSQAGGGAQTPSTRTPEQMAPQFQTPTAQLVGVVQPGIVAQTGDRAAMSADALWRLDRFTKLFTTTYGVVDGQLKLEAEKDDELNNCAPGLGYAVQRLIRGLSSSRECARQGFALGLAILVSAFPCIKLDALSKLTVDLLEDQDKDCLFGCLFTYGASWNNMISGYVRMGLYLYAVILFVEMWGFGIQPNGYFVASLLTAFSRLENMVLEGFQIHGLVMKYGLLNDVFVETSFLHFYGVYGLPCSAKALFEEMPEGNVVTWTSLMVAYSDNGYPEVVIDLYRRMGHDEVSGNENTCTAVISSCIALDDDFLGHQMLGQVVKSGFQDHVSVSNSLISMFGSFGCIEDASYIFEAMIDRDTISWNSIISALAYNQLYKKAFNSFSEMRHVHDDVNSTTLSALLSICGTIDCLNLGRGVHSLSLKSGWDSNICVCNTLLSMYLEASRPKDAESLFFARAAKDVISWNSMMAGYVLTGKYFKALEVFAELLHLQRTVNYVTFASALAACSDGQLLDEGKTVHALVIVHGFHNNLIVGNALVTMNGKYNKDTLEAVRNFKSMREEENPPNYITLINVLGSCSTETDLLNYGKPLHGHIILTGFETNECVRNSLITMYADCC from the exons atggagagtgtcacccaggcatgcttacttcctgtagcaccagccgtctctcaggctgggggaggagcacagactccctctactcgcactccggagcagatggctcctcagtttcagactccaacagcTCAGCTAGTcggggtagttcagccgggtattgtagctcagaccggtgatagagcagctatgtctgctgatgccttatggagattggacaggttcaccaagctttttactactacctatggcg TGGTCGATGGTCAACTCAAATTGGAAGCTGAAAAGGATGATGAGTTGAATAATTGTGCCCCTGGTTTGGGATATGCAGTTCAAAGGCTCATTCGTGGCCTTTCTTCATCGAGAGAGTGTGCAAGGCAGGGATTTGCATTAGGCCTGGCAATATTGGTTAGTGCATTTCCATGCATAAAATTGGATGCACTGTCGAAGTTAACTGTCGACTTGTTGGAGGATCAGGACAAAGATTGCCTATTCGGATGCTTGTTTACTTATGGGGCGTCTTGGAATAATATGATATCTGGGTATGTTAGGATGGGTCTTTACTTGTATGCTGTAATTCTTTTTGTTGAAATGTGGGGTTTTGGAATTCAACCAAATGGGTATTTTGTGGCTAGCTTGTTGACTGCATTCAGTAGATTGGAAAATATGGTTTTGGAAGGATTTCAAATTCATGGATTGGTTATGAAATATGGTTTGTTGAATGATGTTTTTGTGGAAACTTCTTTTCTCCATTTTTATGGTGTATATGGACTACCTTGTAGTGCTAAAGCACTGTTTGAGGAAATGCCTGAAGGGAATGTTGTAACTTGGACTTCCTTGATGGTTGCATATTCAGATAATGGTTACCCAGAGGTGGTAATAGATCTGTACCGAAGAATGGGACATGATGAGGTGTCTGGTAATGAAAACACATGTACTGCTGTTATTAGTTCTTGCATAGCTCTTGATGATGATTTTTTGGGTCATCAAATGCTAGGTCAGGTTGTAAAGTCTGGATTCCAAGACCATGTTTCTGTATCAAATTCTCTTATTTCGATGTTTGGTAGTTTTGGTTGCATTGAAGATGCCTCTTATATCTTTGAGGCCATGATTGACCGTGACACTATATCATGGAATTCGATTATTTCAGCACTAGCGTATAACCAATTGTACAAGAAAGCGTTCAACTCCTTTTCTGAAATGCGTCATGTTCATGATGATGTCAATTCAACTACACTTTCTGCATTGTTGTCTATATGTGGAACTATTGATTGTCTAAACTTAGGCAGAGGTGTTCATAGTTTGTCGTTGAAATCAGGATGGGATTCTAATATTTGTGTGTGTAATACTCTTCTCTCCATGTATTTGGAGGCTTCGAGGCCCAAAGATGCTGAAAGTTTGTTCTTTGCCAGGGCAGCAAAGGATGTGATTTCGTGGAACTCCATGATGGCTGGTTATGTTTTAACAGGTAAGTACTTCAAAGCTTTGGAAGTGTTCGCTGAACTGCTTCACTTGCAAAGAACAGTTAACTATGTGACTTTCGCTAGTGCTTTGGCTGCGTGTTCAGATGGTCAATTGCTTGATGAAGGAAAAACTGTTCATGCTCTTGTAATTGTTCATGGGTTCCATAACAATTTAATAGTTGGCAATGCATTAGTCACCATGAATGGAAAGT ATAATAAGGACACACTTGAGGCAGTGAGAAATTTTAAGTCAATGAGAGAGGAAGAGAATCCTCCAAATTACATTACTTTGATTAATGTTCTTGGTTCTTGCTCAACTGAAACTGATCTGCTGAACTATGGCAAGCCGTTGCATGGACATATAATTCTGACTGGTTTTGAGACAAATGAATGCGTCAGGAACTCTCTCATCACTATGTATGCGGACTGCTGTTGA